In Gammaproteobacteria bacterium, the following proteins share a genomic window:
- a CDS encoding Rieske 2Fe-2S domain-containing protein — protein MRALRPYVFALSVDIGDILGLADPYWVDDNTILRISYPYKVARLAPQDSLLSSSGTRDKPAPRWLDSLKSLLLNSRISRPVRSARNALRSAFSGPSQYNIRSYHRGLPRAAWAHGPHKDTWHGLAKDSINLWWSIDGVNKQNSVLLYPETFGKEARPDPTSMYLAAGQELPRPVTFDMNPGEVLVFNPEILHGTRLNTSDETRVAISTRLNPTTLVFDNEAPFFLEHWHLSTNIRTGRTDRVQRISKKTGSRRKAKSITKRHSDRRCNVHDVYARLKRLHSVVIGPSDILQSNQKALFRLENAQVLVLRRQSELLAFSANCPHLGVCLIDGYNDEAHIYCPGHGLEFDLSTGDSSCGEFSLRRYWVKEENGLILLGLSDPCSA, from the coding sequence ATGCGCGCGCTGAGACCTTATGTTTTCGCATTGTCAGTAGATATTGGAGATATTCTAGGTCTAGCGGACCCTTATTGGGTCGATGATAACACCATTCTTCGTATAAGTTACCCGTATAAGGTGGCGCGTTTAGCCCCACAGGATTCGCTTCTGTCGAGTTCAGGCACGCGGGACAAGCCCGCACCTCGGTGGTTGGACAGTCTTAAGTCTTTGCTGCTCAACAGCCGCATCTCGCGACCTGTTCGGTCAGCGCGAAATGCTCTTCGTTCGGCATTTAGTGGGCCTAGTCAGTATAACATTCGTTCATACCACCGCGGGTTGCCACGTGCCGCCTGGGCACATGGCCCTCACAAGGACACCTGGCATGGACTTGCAAAGGACAGTATCAACCTATGGTGGTCTATCGACGGCGTGAACAAACAAAATTCGGTCCTTCTATATCCAGAAACTTTTGGAAAAGAAGCGCGACCAGACCCAACATCCATGTATCTTGCGGCTGGTCAGGAACTTCCAAGGCCAGTTACGTTTGACATGAACCCTGGGGAGGTGTTGGTGTTTAATCCGGAGATCCTACATGGAACGCGATTGAATACGTCGGACGAAACGCGGGTTGCCATCTCCACCCGGCTTAATCCCACAACTCTGGTTTTCGACAACGAGGCGCCCTTTTTTCTGGAGCACTGGCATTTGTCGACGAACATACGAACGGGTCGGACGGATCGAGTGCAGCGTATTTCTAAGAAAACCGGGTCTCGGCGCAAGGCCAAATCGATAACCAAACGTCACTCCGATCGGCGGTGTAACGTGCATGATGTATACGCGAGATTGAAACGACTTCACTCGGTAGTCATCGGTCCGTCCGACATTTTACAATCCAATCAAAAAGCGCTTTTTCGACTAGAGAACGCCCAGGTTCTGGTACTGCGTCGCCAGAGTGAACTGCTGGCGTTTTCAGCCAACTGTCCACACCTTGGGGTCTGTCTGATTGACGGCTACAACGACGAAGCGCACATCTACTGTCCAGGCCACGGGTTAGAGTTTGACCTTAGTACCGGGGACAGCAGCTGTGGCGAGTTCAGCTTGCGCCGGTACTGGGTCAAAGAAGAGAACGGTCTTATTCTTCTGGGCCTGTCGGACCCTTGTTCCGCGTAG